The Rhizobiaceae bacterium genome contains the following window.
GAGCAGGGGCCAACTGGAGATAGGCAGTGGATAGAGCGGAAAAGCGCGAACTCGTCACGGGCCTGAACGACGCCTTCACGGGCGCCGGTTCAGTCGTCGTGGCCCACTACGCCGGTATCACCGTCGCGCAGATGAACGATCTTCGTTCGAAGATGCGTCAGGCCGGCGGCACCGTCAAAGTCGCGAAGAACCGTCTCGCCAAAATCGCCCTTCAGGGTACCGAAGCCGAGAAGATCATCGAGCTGTTCAAGGGACAGACGCTGGTCGCCTACTCGGAAGATCCGGTTACGGCGCCGAAGATCGCTTCAGAGTTCGCCAAGTCGAACGAAAAGCTGATCATCCTCGGCGGCGCAATGGGTGCGACCGTTCTCAATCCCGATGGTGTGAAGGCTTTGGCCACCATGCCGTCGCTGGACGAACTTCGCGCCAAGATTGTCGGCATGATTTCCACGCCGGCAACGCGGATCGCACAGGTCGTCAATGCGCCGGCAGCACAGCTTGCCCGCGTGTTCGGCGCATATGCCCGGAAGGACGAGGCGGCATGAGGCCGTTCCTCGCTGTCACCAAATCGTTCGAACCAAACCATAAGGAACTGAAAAATGGCTGATCTCGCCAAGATCGTTGAAGACCTGTCGAGCCTGACCGTCCTCGAGGCGGCTGAGCTTTCCAAGTTGCTGGAAGAGAAGTGGGGCGTTTCCGCCGCCGCTCCGGTGGCTGTCGCTGCCGCTGCGGGTGGCGCTGGCGCCGCTGCTGCTCCGGTGGAAGAGAAGACCGAGTTCGATGTCATTCTTGCCGCCGCCGGCGACAAGAAGATCGAAGTCATCAAGGAAGTGCGCGCCATCACCGGCCTCGGCCTCAAGGAAGCCAAGGACCTGGTCGAAGGCGCTCCGAAGCCGGTCAAGGAAGCTGCTTCCAAGGCCGATGCCGAGAAGATCAAGGCCCAGCTCGAAGCTGCTGGCGCCAAGGTCGAGTTGAAGTAATCGATCTCGGGGCCGGCGGAAAAGCCGTCGGCCCCGGATTGTCGAGTTGCGGAAACCTATTTCCTGAAGGCCGAAATCCGGCTTTCAGGAAACAGGTTTTCTCCCGTTTCTGGGGCGTGTTGCCTTGAGGATGCGGGAGGGACGCGTTGAACGTGAAATTCCCGTCGCCCGCAGGAGCGACAGGCGATGCAAGGCGCGGTTCCCGGCGCGCCCCAAGAGGTAAAGCCCAAGAGGCTAAGGCAAGGAGCGACGATGGCCCAGACGCAGACTTTCAATGGCCGCAGACGCGTACGGAAATTTTTCGGCAAGATCCCCGAAGTTGCAGAGATGCCGAACCTCATCGAGGTGCAGAAGGCGTCCTACGACCAGTTTCTGATGGTCGACGAACCGAAGGGTGGTCGTCCGGACGAAGGCTTGCAGGCTGTTTTCAAGTCGGTGTTTCCGATCAAGGATTTTTCCGGCACATCCATGCTGGAATTCGTCAAGTATGAGTTCGAGGCGCCCAAGTTTGACGTTGACGAATGCCGCCAGCGCGACCTCACTTACGCTGCGCCGCTGAAGGTGACGCTGCGCCTCATCGTGTTCGATGTGGACGAGGATACGCAGGCGAAGTCCATCAAGGACATCAAGGAGCAGGACGTCTACATGGGCGACATGCCGCTCATGACGATGAACGGCACCTTCATCGTGAACGGCACCGAGCGCGTGATCGTTTCGCAGATGCACCGTTCGCCGGGCGTCTTTTTCGACCACGACAAGGGCAAGTCGCACTCCTCTGGCAAGCTGCTTTTCGCGGCCCGGGTGATACCCTATCGCGGGTCCTGGCTCGACATCGAGTTCGACTCGAAGGACATCGTGCATGCGCGCATCGACCGTCGCCGCAAGATCCCGGTGACCTCGCTGCTGATGGCGCTTGGCATGGACGGTGAGGAAATCCTCTCCACCTTCTACAACAAGATCACGTACAAGAAGTCGGGCGATCACTGGCGCATTCCGTTCAGCACGGAGCGCTTCAAGGGCCTCAAGGCCGTCAACGATCTCGTTGACGCCGACACCGGCGAAGTCGTGGTCGAGCAGGGCAAGAAGATCACTGCCCGCCAGGCTCGCCAGCTTGCCGAAAAGGGCCTGAAGGCGATCAAGGCGACGGATGACGACCTTTACGGTTCGTATCTCGCGGAGGACATCGTCAACTACGCGACCGGCGAGATTTATCTCGAAGCCGGCGACGAGATCGACGAGAAGACGCTCAAGGTTCTGCTCGAAGCGGGCCAGGAAGAAATCCAGGTCCTCGACATCGACCACATCAATGTGGGCGGCTACATCCGTAACACGCTTGCCGCGGACAAGAACGAAAGCCGTCAGGATGCGCTGTTCGACATCTATCGCGTGATGCGGCCGGGCGAGCCGCCGACACTCGAAACGGCGGAGGCGATGTTCAACTCGCTGTTCTTCGACCCCGAGCGCTACGACCTTTCCGCTGTCGGTCGCGTCAAGATGAACATGCGCCTCGAACTCGACGCCGAGGACACGGTGCGCGTGCTGCGTAAGGACGACATCATCGCGGTGGTCAAGACGCTGGTGGAGCTTCGCGACGGCAAGGGCGAGATCGACGATATCGACAATCTCGGCAACCGCCGCGTGCGCTCGGTCGGTGAGCTGATGGAAAATCAGTACCGCGTCGGTCTGCTGCGCATGGAGCGTGCGATCAAGGAGCGCATGTCGTCCATCGAGATCGACACCGTGATGCCGCAGGACCTGATCAACGCCAAGCCGGCGGCTGCCGCCGTGCGCGAGTTCTTTGGTTCCTCGCAGCTTTCGCAGTTCATGGACCAGACCAACCCGTTGTCCGAGATAACGCACAAGCGTCGTCTTTCGGCCCTCGGGCCCGGCGGCCTGACCCGCGAGCGCGCGGGCTTCGAAGTGCGCGACGTTCACCCGACGCATTATGGCCGCATCTGCCCGATCGAGACGCCTGAAGGCCCGAACATCGGCCTCATCAACTCGCTGGCGACCTTTGCGCGCGTCAATAAATACGGCTTCATCGAAAGCCCGTATCGCAAGATCGTGGACGGTCATCTCACCAATGAGGTTGTCTACCTGTCCGCGATGGAGGAGGCCAAGCACTTCGTTGCGCAGGCCAATGCCGAGCTGGACAAGGACGGCAAGTTCACTGACGAATTCGTCATCTGCCGCAATGCGGGCG
Protein-coding sequences here:
- the rplJ gene encoding 50S ribosomal protein L10, whose product is MDRAEKRELVTGLNDAFTGAGSVVVAHYAGITVAQMNDLRSKMRQAGGTVKVAKNRLAKIALQGTEAEKIIELFKGQTLVAYSEDPVTAPKIASEFAKSNEKLIILGGAMGATVLNPDGVKALATMPSLDELRAKIVGMISTPATRIAQVVNAPAAQLARVFGAYARKDEAA
- the rplL gene encoding 50S ribosomal protein L7/L12, yielding MADLAKIVEDLSSLTVLEAAELSKLLEEKWGVSAAAPVAVAAAAGGAGAAAAPVEEKTEFDVILAAAGDKKIEVIKEVRAITGLGLKEAKDLVEGAPKPVKEAASKADAEKIKAQLEAAGAKVELK